In Hydractinia symbiolongicarpus strain clone_291-10 chromosome 15, HSymV2.1, whole genome shotgun sequence, one DNA window encodes the following:
- the LOC130629155 gene encoding uncharacterized protein LOC130629155 isoform X2, with translation MRYFIFYLFLIVYLGEVEITQTISDEEQILKDKDLEVGFVCHDSCKHRCLPSCKFECCRARKTKRNKMKPKSNALTLPENFDLKKLLKSMETTQREYKKLEKFIEKVNTRPSEKKHAVEGFQFIDDKPNRVQTKKNQKKEKKHIMKEKNDDRLQNIQILEKLVKLQDEIPNKGKNTQKHKSLKFQKDSSFSSSSASSSEAFEKSQNDSDETEKVVKSKSKAELEREADSPYQKLLSSKPKLKVEIEDDPHVKDSLLKKEKKLTKSHESTALSADKMELSENLDALNQKVDEKVEASDSSNHNLQKHHSKHHGKGYCATSCKQFCYPSCNFECCTRTFSTSQNSGIKDSPWTAPLTSVSDSYKNITNSPNLKYSGPKLDKLAKLLNMPDTESLLHTKNQLDNLIGLLRTKSNVLKGSTTNSTTTTCSEGCKRECLPSCPFNCC, from the coding sequence AACAAATCTTAAAAGACAAAGATCTTGAAGTTGGGTTTGTCTGTCACGATTCCTGTAAGCACAGGTGTCTACCATCTTGTAAATTTGAATGCTGTCGCGCgagaaaaacaaaacgaaacaagATGAAGCCGAAAAGCAACGCATTAACCTTGCCAGAGAATTTCGATTTAAAGAAGCTGTTGAAATCGATGGAAACGACGCAACGCGAgtataaaaaacttgaaaaattcATTGAAAAGGTGAACACTCGGCCGTCAGAGAAAAAGCACGCTGTTGAAGGTTTTCAATTTATTGATGACAAGCCAAATAGagttcaaacaaaaaagaaccAAAAGAAGGAAAAGAAACATATCATGAAAGAGAAAAATGACGACCGTTTGCAGAACATTCAGATTTTGGAAAAATTAGTTAAATTGCAAGATGAAATACCAAATAAAGGAAAGAATACGCAAAAACATAAAtcattaaaatttcaaaaagattCTTCTTTTTCCTCGTCTTCTGCCTCCTCATCTGAGGCGTTCGAAAAATCTCAAAACGATTCAGATGAAACCGAGAAAGTTGTTAAATCTAAAAGCAAAGCAGAGTTAGAGAGGGAAGCTGATTCTCCATACCAAAAGCTATTATCCTCAAAACCCAAACTTAAAGTTGAAATCGAAGATGACCCACACGTGAAAGATTCGCTtttaaaaaaggagaaaaaattaACCAAGTCACATGAATCAACAGCATTGTCTGCCGATAAAATGGAGCTTTCTGAAAATCTCGACGCCCTTAACCAAAAGGTAGACGAAAAAGTAGAGGCGTCGGACTCATCGAATCACAACCTTCAAAAACATCACTCAAAGCATCATGGGAAAGGCTACTGCGCGACTTCTTGTAAACAATTCTGTTACCCTTCATGCAATTTTGAATGCTGTACTCGAACATTTAGTACTTCCCAAAATAGTGGGATTAAGGATTCACCATGGACAGCCCCATTAACGTCTGTATCTGACAGctacaaaaatataacaaacagCCCGAACCTTAAATATTCTGGCCCAAAGCTGGATAAATTAGCCAAACTACTTAACATGCCAGACACTGAATCTTTGTTGCACACTAAGAACCAACTAGATAACCTAATAGGTTTATTAAGAACTAAATCAAATGTTTTGAAAGGGAGCACAACAAATTCCACCACAACAACATGCTCCGAAGGTTGCAAACGAGAATGTCTCCCATCATGTCCTTTTAACTGCTGCTAA
- the LOC130629155 gene encoding uncharacterized protein LOC130629155 isoform X1, which yields MRYFIFYLFLIVYLGEVEITQTISDEDFCHPHCLVTCLPSCACCNPKDDASKSLETNRRLQSKLERLEQILKDKDLEVGFVCHDSCKHRCLPSCKFECCRARKTKRNKMKPKSNALTLPENFDLKKLLKSMETTQREYKKLEKFIEKVNTRPSEKKHAVEGFQFIDDKPNRVQTKKNQKKEKKHIMKEKNDDRLQNIQILEKLVKLQDEIPNKGKNTQKHKSLKFQKDSSFSSSSASSSEAFEKSQNDSDETEKVVKSKSKAELEREADSPYQKLLSSKPKLKVEIEDDPHVKDSLLKKEKKLTKSHESTALSADKMELSENLDALNQKVDEKVEASDSSNHNLQKHHSKHHGKGYCATSCKQFCYPSCNFECCTRTFSTSQNSGIKDSPWTAPLTSVSDSYKNITNSPNLKYSGPKLDKLAKLLNMPDTESLLHTKNQLDNLIGLLRTKSNVLKGSTTNSTTTTCSEGCKRECLPSCPFNCC from the exons ATTTTTGTCACCCACACTGTTTGGTCACGTGTTTGCCGTCATGCGCATGTTGCAATCCTAAGGACGATGCTTCGAAATCTCTTGAGACCAATAGACGTCTACAATCAAAACTGGAACGATTAG AACAAATCTTAAAAGACAAAGATCTTGAAGTTGGGTTTGTCTGTCACGATTCCTGTAAGCACAGGTGTCTACCATCTTGTAAATTTGAATGCTGTCGCGCgagaaaaacaaaacgaaacaagATGAAGCCGAAAAGCAACGCATTAACCTTGCCAGAGAATTTCGATTTAAAGAAGCTGTTGAAATCGATGGAAACGACGCAACGCGAgtataaaaaacttgaaaaattcATTGAAAAGGTGAACACTCGGCCGTCAGAGAAAAAGCACGCTGTTGAAGGTTTTCAATTTATTGATGACAAGCCAAATAGagttcaaacaaaaaagaaccAAAAGAAGGAAAAGAAACATATCATGAAAGAGAAAAATGACGACCGTTTGCAGAACATTCAGATTTTGGAAAAATTAGTTAAATTGCAAGATGAAATACCAAATAAAGGAAAGAATACGCAAAAACATAAAtcattaaaatttcaaaaagattCTTCTTTTTCCTCGTCTTCTGCCTCCTCATCTGAGGCGTTCGAAAAATCTCAAAACGATTCAGATGAAACCGAGAAAGTTGTTAAATCTAAAAGCAAAGCAGAGTTAGAGAGGGAAGCTGATTCTCCATACCAAAAGCTATTATCCTCAAAACCCAAACTTAAAGTTGAAATCGAAGATGACCCACACGTGAAAGATTCGCTtttaaaaaaggagaaaaaattaACCAAGTCACATGAATCAACAGCATTGTCTGCCGATAAAATGGAGCTTTCTGAAAATCTCGACGCCCTTAACCAAAAGGTAGACGAAAAAGTAGAGGCGTCGGACTCATCGAATCACAACCTTCAAAAACATCACTCAAAGCATCATGGGAAAGGCTACTGCGCGACTTCTTGTAAACAATTCTGTTACCCTTCATGCAATTTTGAATGCTGTACTCGAACATTTAGTACTTCCCAAAATAGTGGGATTAAGGATTCACCATGGACAGCCCCATTAACGTCTGTATCTGACAGctacaaaaatataacaaacagCCCGAACCTTAAATATTCTGGCCCAAAGCTGGATAAATTAGCCAAACTACTTAACATGCCAGACACTGAATCTTTGTTGCACACTAAGAACCAACTAGATAACCTAATAGGTTTATTAAGAACTAAATCAAATGTTTTGAAAGGGAGCACAACAAATTCCACCACAACAACATGCTCCGAAGGTTGCAAACGAGAATGTCTCCCATCATGTCCTTTTAACTGCTGCTAA